One stretch of Corallococcus exiguus DNA includes these proteins:
- a CDS encoding SGNH/GDSL hydrolase family protein, with protein MGLRMALRWGCFGALSVLVGCGGMDDGRSPEESSGPGRTDAEVNAPAATESVEAAPTLTLHDGHQVQATPPVAPLPTQFQPAFHQSLRESVSVGSFTTYRIKVPLGRAGSRVRVTFRSGDGSLTLQRATVAKAGANGALGSAPVALTFGGQAGFTTGTRTLVTSDPIAFPVGFRDEVAISFEVKGALGKSRIQAFPDSWMRTGAFATTQGALGGQTWEYATGVATVDVEGAPGRAFVAIGDSITEGYTGTWNDTRNAWPSRVEKQLGVPVVNSGASGQGFWDANLQLPQEVLSLQGVTDCVVLLGVNDLAAEGMTVPKLQQRMTQLLDQLQPMCKLWVSTLLPKEKMGADGGDFELMKAQRHEFNAWLRSLTRAQLIDLEAVTRQPGNVDLFIDGLEVDGIHPSVEGHRVMADEAARTLKAKGGL; from the coding sequence ATGGGTCTGAGGATGGCGCTGCGCTGGGGGTGTTTCGGTGCCCTGAGCGTGCTGGTGGGGTGTGGAGGCATGGATGACGGCCGCTCGCCCGAGGAGTCCTCCGGGCCGGGCCGCACGGACGCGGAAGTGAACGCGCCCGCCGCCACGGAGTCCGTGGAGGCCGCCCCCACGCTGACGCTGCACGACGGGCACCAGGTGCAGGCCACTCCGCCCGTGGCGCCCCTGCCCACTCAGTTCCAGCCCGCCTTCCATCAGTCGCTGCGCGAATCCGTCTCCGTGGGGAGCTTCACCACGTACCGGATCAAGGTGCCCCTGGGGCGCGCGGGCAGCCGCGTGCGCGTCACCTTCCGCTCCGGCGACGGCAGCCTGACGCTGCAGCGGGCCACGGTGGCGAAGGCCGGCGCCAATGGCGCGCTGGGCTCCGCGCCGGTGGCGCTCACCTTCGGCGGACAAGCGGGCTTCACCACGGGCACGCGCACGCTGGTGACGTCGGATCCCATCGCCTTCCCGGTGGGCTTCCGAGACGAGGTGGCCATCTCCTTCGAGGTGAAGGGCGCGCTGGGCAAGAGCCGCATCCAGGCGTTCCCGGACAGCTGGATGAGGACCGGCGCCTTCGCGACGACGCAGGGCGCGCTGGGCGGCCAGACCTGGGAGTACGCCACGGGCGTTGCGACGGTGGACGTGGAAGGCGCGCCGGGCCGGGCCTTCGTCGCCATTGGAGACAGCATCACCGAGGGCTACACGGGCACGTGGAACGACACGCGCAACGCGTGGCCGTCCCGGGTGGAGAAGCAACTCGGGGTGCCGGTGGTGAACTCGGGCGCGTCCGGGCAGGGGTTCTGGGACGCGAACCTCCAGCTGCCGCAGGAGGTGCTCTCCCTGCAGGGCGTCACCGACTGCGTCGTCCTGCTGGGCGTCAACGACCTGGCCGCGGAGGGCATGACGGTGCCGAAGCTGCAGCAGCGCATGACGCAGCTGCTGGATCAGCTCCAGCCCATGTGCAAGCTGTGGGTCAGCACGCTGCTGCCCAAGGAGAAGATGGGCGCGGACGGCGGTGACTTCGAGCTGATGAAGGCCCAGCGCCACGAGTTCAACGCGTGGCTGCGCTCCCTGACGCGCGCGCAGCTCATCGACCTGGAGGCCGTGACGCGGCAGCCGGGCAACGTGGACCTCTTCATCGACGGACTGGAGGTGGACGGCATCCACCCGTCCGTGGAAGGCCACCGGGTCATGGCGGACGAGGCGGCGCGGACCCTCAAGGCGAAGGGCGGTCTGTAG
- a CDS encoding TIGR02266 family protein, whose protein sequence is MNTKLDGPVEPDPYMNRRAEERVAARFEVRFEQMEDAARALRAYSLNVSAGGLCLRTRKSYDVGAQVRLAMVIDGEDFHLTAVVAWVRDEAEAIGVRFIDVSEEDHERLRRVIASFKR, encoded by the coding sequence ATGAACACGAAGTTGGATGGGCCGGTGGAGCCAGACCCGTACATGAACCGTCGCGCCGAGGAGCGCGTGGCGGCGCGGTTCGAAGTGCGCTTCGAGCAGATGGAGGACGCGGCGCGCGCGCTGCGGGCCTACTCGCTGAATGTGTCCGCTGGCGGTCTGTGCCTGCGCACGCGCAAGTCCTACGACGTGGGCGCGCAGGTGCGGTTGGCCATGGTCATCGACGGGGAGGACTTCCACCTCACCGCCGTCGTCGCCTGGGTGCGCGACGAGGCGGAGGCCATCGGCGTGCGCTTCATCGACGTGAGCGAAGAGGACCACGAGCGCCTGCGCCGCGTCATCGCGAGCTTCAAGCGCTGA
- a CDS encoding GNAT family N-acetyltransferase has translation MSQPIVRTMTPAPDANAFRIRRARRGDAEVMAQLLRELGYPQGTDQQTVHWVISHPEIEIFVAGDPQDRAVGMVSFSHRPQLRLRGRVATVDELVVSEGWRRRGVGRALLAQVAQRGKVLSVKQLQLIAPINVTEETRAFYRACGYVEGDSGVFRHAEYEQPQR, from the coding sequence GTGTCCCAGCCCATCGTCCGCACCATGACCCCCGCCCCAGACGCCAACGCCTTCCGCATCCGCCGCGCGCGTCGCGGTGACGCCGAGGTCATGGCCCAGCTGCTGCGCGAGCTGGGCTACCCCCAGGGCACCGATCAGCAGACGGTGCACTGGGTCATCAGCCATCCGGAGATTGAAATCTTCGTCGCGGGAGACCCCCAGGACCGCGCGGTGGGAATGGTGTCCTTCTCCCACCGGCCGCAGCTGCGGCTGCGCGGGCGCGTGGCCACCGTGGACGAGCTGGTGGTGTCCGAGGGCTGGCGCCGCCGGGGCGTGGGCCGCGCGCTGCTCGCGCAGGTGGCCCAACGGGGCAAGGTGCTGAGCGTGAAGCAGCTGCAGCTCATCGCCCCCATCAACGTCACCGAGGAGACGCGCGCCTTCTACCGGGCGTGCGGCTACGTGGAAGGTGACTCCGGGGTGTTCCGCCACGCGGAGTACGAGCAGCCCCAGCGGTAG